The genomic DNA TTTTTTTACTTCTTCGATCACTTGGATACCAAGGTTGGTTCTGGCATCAAGCATCGTTAATAAGACACCTTCAATCCGGAGATCATGGTTAAGATGCTTTTGAACTAGACGTACAGTATTCAATAACTGACTTAAGCCTTCCAATGCATAGTATTCGCACTGGACCGGGATTAAAACTGAATCAGAAGCGGTTAAGGCATTTATCGTCAGCAAGCCAAGTGAAGGCGGGCAATCAATAATGATATAATCATAATCATCTCTCACTTCCTCTAATGCCCGTTTCAATCGAACTTCCCTTGAAATAGTCGGTACGAGTTCAATTTCTGCTCCGGCCAATTGAATAGTAGCCGGAATTACATCTAAATTTTCAACAGAAGTTGGCTTAATGACCTTTTTTGCTTCAACATCATCTACTAAAACATCGTAAATGCATTGAGCTACGTCGGCTTTTTCAATTCCAACACCGCTGGTGGCATTACCTTGCGGATCTATGTCTACCATTAAAACTTTCTTTCCTATGTATGCTAAGCAGGCGCCTAGATTAACAGAGGTGGTCGTTTTTCCGACTCCCCCTTTTTGGTTCGCGATTGCAATTACTTTGCCCACGATGTCACCTACCCTCATTTCCTCTAAAGTAAAACTTTCGAAAGCGTATGGAAAACTATTTGACTAATAATCATGTAATATATTTTATCACGAAAAAGATAGGATCATAGCTTTTTTCACTAAATTCTCGAGAATCAAAGAATTTTTAATAAACATAAAAAGAGAGAAACTAAACAGTTGTTCAGTTTCTCTTCTATGGAATAAGTGCTATTTCTTTTTTGGAATGCGAATTGTGAACTGGTAATAATCTTCAAATTCTTCCTCTTCTGAGTCAAGAGTAATACCGCTTTCTGACACCATTGATAAAGATTGGCGAATCGTATTAACCGCAATTCTCATATCTTTGCTGAATACTTTTCTTTTTGGCTGAGGCTTTTTTTCAGTTTGTTCAAGCATTTTTGCAACCCGTTCTTCAGTTTGTTTCACATTTAAATTTTTCTCAATAATTTCCTGAAGTAATTTTACTTGTTTTTCTGGATCTTTCAATGGTATAAGAGAACGGGCATGCCGTTCGGTAATTATTTTATTCAAAAGTGCTTCCTGGACTTCATTTGGAAGTTTAAGAAGGCGGAGCTTATTCGCAACTGTGGATTGCCCTTTTCCCAGCCGTTGTGCCAAAGCTTCCTGCGTTAAATTATGAAGCTCAAGCAATTTCCCGTATGCAATAGCTTCTTCAATTGGGGAAAGTTCTTCCCTCTGTAAATTTTCAATCAGCGCCATTGAGGCGGTTTCCGTATCATTAAGGTTTTTAATAATCGCAGGAACTTCATCCCAGCCAAGCTTTTTCATTGCTCGCCAGCGCCGCTCGCCTGCGATAATTTCAAACTGGTTATTTCCAAACTCTCTGACTACGATCGGCTGAATAATGCCATGTGTATGAATCGTCCGTGCCAATTCTTCTATTTTCTCATCGTCAAATACCGTCCTTGGCTGAAAGCGATTCGGAACGATATCTTCGATTGGTATCTTCTTTATTTCTTCCGTATGATCGGTTTCGGCTTGTTCAGCCGGAATTTCTATATCATCTTGTTGATCCTTTTCGCCTAGGCCAAAAAAGCGTGAAAAAGAACGCTTCATCACCCTGCACCACCTTTACGAAACTCCCTATAACATATTCTCTTTAATTATGACAAGTTCCTGCTTTCAGATACATTATAAAACAAATTATGTCACATAATGCGGAAAAAGTAACTCTATTCTATAGGAGTTTTATTAGGAGTCCCCGGCTTTCTTGGATATTTTTTAGGGGTTTTCTTTTCTTTTTTTATAATTAATATGTTTCGTTCGCTTTCCTCTAGAGGCAAACGAAAAGAATGAACGCTTTGAAGGCTTCCCCCTAATACGGAAATAGCTTTTTTAGCTGCTTCCAATTCCTCGTTGGCACTGGCCGCTTTCATCGCGATAAATGTTCCACTCAGTTTTACGAGCGGCAAACAAAGCTCGCTTAAAACAG from Bacillus methanolicus MGA3 includes the following:
- the noc gene encoding nucleoid occlusion protein, with product MKRSFSRFFGLGEKDQQDDIEIPAEQAETDHTEEIKKIPIEDIVPNRFQPRTVFDDEKIEELARTIHTHGIIQPIVVREFGNNQFEIIAGERRWRAMKKLGWDEVPAIIKNLNDTETASMALIENLQREELSPIEEAIAYGKLLELHNLTQEALAQRLGKGQSTVANKLRLLKLPNEVQEALLNKIITERHARSLIPLKDPEKQVKLLQEIIEKNLNVKQTEERVAKMLEQTEKKPQPKRKVFSKDMRIAVNTIRQSLSMVSESGITLDSEEEEFEDYYQFTIRIPKKK
- a CDS encoding ParA family protein, encoding MGKVIAIANQKGGVGKTTTSVNLGACLAYIGKKVLMVDIDPQGNATSGVGIEKADVAQCIYDVLVDDVEAKKVIKPTSVENLDVIPATIQLAGAEIELVPTISREVRLKRALEEVRDDYDYIIIDCPPSLGLLTINALTASDSVLIPVQCEYYALEGLSQLLNTVRLVQKHLNHDLRIEGVLLTMLDARTNLGIQVIEEVKKYFQDKVYKTIIPRNVRLSEAPSHGEPIIIYDPKSRGTEVYLDLAKEVVVNG